Genomic segment of Candidatus Protochlamydia amoebophila UWE25:
CCCATTAAGATGAAGAATAAGGCGGTGACATAAGCGATTATTCGCTTTTTTGAACTTATAAGAGGATGACTCCCTTTCCCATAAATCCAAGCTCCTATAGCAAAGCTCAAGAAACCAGCTATTAAGCAAATAAGAGAAAAAGTATTTGTCTGTGCACTAAATACCCACATTAACCATAAGACAGTGATTAGTAAAACAAATCCCATAAGTTCTTTAAAAGTTTCCATCCATGGACCAGGTTTGGGCATAAACCGCAAAAAAGCGGGAAAACTAGCAAGTAATAAATAAGGAAAGCACATTCCTAATCCAAGCAATGTAAAAATTAGTAATGATTGAAAAACAGGTAATGTGACAGCAAATCCCACAGCAGAGCCTAAAAAAGGCCCTGTGCAAGGTGTAGCAACAGCTGTTGCTAAAACTCCACTTAAGAAAGAACCCATGTAACCAGACCATTGAGTTGCTTTTTCAGCTTGCGTCTGCCCCGCCCAAGAAGCAAAAAACATTCCCCACTCAAAAAGTCCAAATAAACTCAATGCAAATATAAATAAAACAGAGGCTAAAATAACCACAAAAATAGGCTCTTGCAATTGAAATCCCCAACCCACAGCTTGACCATAAGCACGTAGAGTTAGCATTGCAGAAGCTAATAGCCAAAATGAGAGAATGACTCCTAAAGAAAACATTAAACCATGTTTGATCGTTAAAGAACGACTTTGACCGGCCATTTTAACAAAGCTCATCACTTTGAATGACATAACAGGTAAAACGCAAGGCATTAAATTTAGAATCATCCCCCCTAAAAAAGCAAATAAAAGAGCAAGAGCAATTCCTCCTTCAAACTCAAAAGATGATGCTTGGGTTTTTTGAGTTTCCATTTCAAGCGTGGAAGATCTTATCGAGTGAGTGTCCAAATGACTGATTAACTCTTTTTCGCCAACTTCGTGGATTGGTGTATCTATATCAAAAGCTTGGACACTTTCTTCATTCCCTTGCTGAGTATGCACCACCAAAACACCTTTTAAAGTCTGACTTTTAGCCCCAATCTCATCGCTTCCTTTTAAATTGACTAAAAATCGCTGATCTTGCTTAGAAGCAGCAGCAAGAACAGGATCAACTTTATAATCAATAACATCCTTTTCTTCAGGAAAA
This window contains:
- a CDS encoding protein-disulfide reductase DsbD family protein; protein product: MNNYIRFFLLLIGFASPLPSFATFEGSAHVQVQLIQEEETIQPGHPFWVALHLKIEDDWHVYWKNPGDAGIPLKVEWTLPLGFEVGPLQWPFPGKFKVADMVGFGYEGEVVLLSLITPPANLSIGQTFQLNAKLKWLVCSDLTCQPGSTTTALQVVTQNDAPKLKTETATLFSQARLKIPSFHAEVKTVRKSGIVQIEMPHANQIPNVDPVIGVYFFPEEKDVIDYKVDPVLAAASKQDQRFLVNLKGSDEIGAKSQTLKGVLVVHTQQGNEESVQAFDIDTPIHEVGEKELISHLDTHSIRSSTLEMETQKTQASSFEFEGGIALALLFAFLGGMILNLMPCVLPVMSFKVMSFVKMAGQSRSLTIKHGLMFSLGVILSFWLLASAMLTLRAYGQAVGWGFQLQEPIFVVILASVLFIFALSLFGLFEWGMFFASWAGQTQAEKATQWSGYMGSFLSGVLATAVATPCTGPFLGSAVGFAVTLPVFQSLLIFTLLGLGMCFPYLLLASFPAFLRFMPKPGPWMETFKELMGFVLLITVLWLMWVFSAQTNTFSLICLIAGFLSFAIGAWIYGKGSHPLISSKKRIIAYVTALFFILMGIEAIILPKDSWNDSSTFSQIGNAEWAGWEVFSPERVAELRKQGRPVLIDFTAKWCLICQANHIVLGSKEVDKKLSEKGVVKMIADWTKNDPVITEALSQFGRNSVPLYVFYGSDQKQEPTILPQVLTSDIVKEHINSVLNSKEVAWIE